A genomic stretch from Hypnocyclicus thermotrophus includes:
- a CDS encoding dihydrofolate reductase, with translation MLSIIVAFDENRLIGDGINLPWKIKEDLQNFKNITTGHTIVMGRKTFDSIGKALPNRKNIVLTRDKKFSFDGIITINNIEEVFDLSKNEEVFIIGGREIYTYFINKVDRYYISHIKGSYTGDIYFPDVNLQNFKIIKEKEYKKFTFKIYEK, from the coding sequence ATGCTTAGTATTATTGTAGCTTTTGATGAAAATAGATTAATTGGAGACGGAATCAATCTCCCATGGAAAATAAAAGAGGATCTACAAAATTTTAAAAATATAACAACAGGACATACTATTGTTATGGGACGAAAAACTTTTGATAGTATTGGCAAGGCTTTACCTAATAGAAAAAACATTGTATTAACCAGAGATAAAAAATTTTCTTTTGATGGAATTATAACTATTAATAATATTGAAGAAGTTTTTGATTTATCTAAAAACGAAGAAGTTTTTATTATTGGCGGTAGAGAAATCTATACTTATTTTATTAATAAAGTTGATAGATATTATATTTCTCATATAAAAGGAAGTTATACAGGCGATATATATTTCCCCGATGTAAATCTGCAAAATTTTAAAATTATTAAAGAAAAAGAATATAAAAAATTCACATTTAAAATTTATGAAAAATAA
- a CDS encoding TetR/AcrR family transcriptional regulator, with product MRKTKEDADKTKQAILEAALDVFLEKSYETATLNNIAKKANLTRGAIYWHFENKFDILKELTEMYLGSFLTKIDEEISKTDTSSICQIEALVKKYFDYFTSDKNIKKYKQIIEFKIGFTKDTSLIHNLLSEIKIKIINKTNNLILQGQTKGNIRTDLDAKFLAFAVINMILGFDRALMFNENIYDDFPSDYIVKNLIKLLKTP from the coding sequence ATGAGAAAAACAAAAGAAGACGCTGATAAAACCAAACAAGCTATTTTAGAAGCTGCATTAGATGTTTTTTTAGAAAAAAGTTATGAAACCGCTACTTTAAATAATATCGCAAAAAAAGCAAATTTAACTAGAGGTGCTATTTATTGGCATTTTGAAAATAAATTTGATATATTAAAAGAGCTAACTGAAATGTATCTAGGAAGTTTTTTAACTAAAATAGATGAAGAAATATCTAAAACAGATACAAGTTCTATATGTCAAATTGAAGCATTAGTTAAAAAATATTTTGATTATTTTACATCTGATAAAAACATAAAGAAATACAAACAAATAATTGAATTTAAAATAGGTTTTACAAAAGATACTTCTTTAATCCATAACTTATTAAGTGAAATAAAAATAAAAATTATTAACAAAACTAACAACTTAATTCTTCAAGGACAAACTAAAGGAAACATCCGTACTGATTTAGATGCAAAATTTTTAGCTTTTGCTGTAATAAATATGATTTTAGGTTTTGATAGAGCATTAATGTTTAATGAAAATATATATGATGATTTCCCTAGTGATTATATTGTAAAAAATTTAATAAAATTACTTAAAACTCCGTAA
- a CDS encoding TetR/AcrR family transcriptional regulator, with product MAKKIVFTKEEILKKTYELLREKGIEYITARNIAKKLNSSPAPIYNSFKSIEELKYEILSMAKTTFLEYVQKPYTDKIFLNIGMGIVLFAKNERQLFDSIFLKQEFYKDLIHDFNKMIFEEFDQDKRFQKLGEEKRRWLLHKCWIYAHGLATLVCTDFISNVDTEYIKKNIYDTGMIFINSVLKDVE from the coding sequence ATGGCAAAAAAGATTGTATTTACAAAAGAAGAAATACTAAAAAAAACATATGAACTATTAAGAGAAAAAGGAATAGAATATATTACTGCAAGAAATATTGCAAAAAAACTAAATTCTTCTCCTGCACCAATATATAATAGTTTTAAATCAATTGAAGAATTAAAATATGAAATACTTTCTATGGCGAAAACTACATTTTTAGAATATGTACAAAAACCATATACTGACAAGATTTTCTTAAATATAGGTATGGGAATTGTTTTATTTGCTAAAAATGAGCGTCAATTATTTGATTCTATTTTTTTAAAACAAGAATTTTATAAAGATTTGATTCATGATTTTAATAAAATGATTTTCGAAGAATTTGACCAAGATAAAAGATTTCAAAAATTAGGCGAAGAAAAAAGAAGATGGTTATTACATAAATGCTGGATTTATGCTCATGGTTTAGCCACTCTTGTGTGTACCGATTTTATTTCAAATGTAGACACAGAATATATAAAAAAAAATATTTATGATACTGGGATGATATTTATAAATTCAGTATTAAAAGATGTTGAATAA
- a CDS encoding efflux RND transporter permease subunit: MNTFFKKPWLIIIFIVAMTGFFSWQLPKIKINNEVEIFLPENHISRITKNRLEDIFGSTDAMAIGIKSKTSSIITIKNLELINKLIKDLEKINNVEDVTGLTNTDFIEGTAEGMKVGEIAKEIPKTETELNMVKEKLLSWKIYKGNLYSDDLKSTQILIKLKKGLSIEEKEKIYYDIKDVLNKYNNPTMDYYVAGTPVITVLLGEYMRQDMSRLIPFVVLVVVLSLYLSFKNLSGVLLPLITVLVSTIWTIGLMAMLNINLTMVSTVIPVLLVAVGSAYGIHIISHYYDDLKKEKSQLSEAKHRELVVETVHKVGKPVFLAGVTTIAGFASLATSSIVPIKHFGIFTAVGVLVALIVAVLLIPALLLVRHNSLKISDDDDVDDGLITKILIGFYHYFGRKIIRVLSLSLIIIVISIIGMSKIIVDGPLIEMFKPSSEIRVSDKYLSSTFNGTTVLDILIEGKNKGDLTNPEILKEMDNLKKFLKYNYSKVGEVTSFADFLKRMNQVMNYPQEDEEIISDSTSDSDLDVGFVDDGFSNDSFTEDNSFGDDSFTDNSQSEKTTTTIENKTPKIKTANDVIKVINNAILHSDKLNLTAEELVEVINKELNYKGASYNEIPYNPKKYMAANRDELKNLISQYLLLYSGSLDDYINDQLEPSKARMIIQLKTGSNIYTKKVEKAIKDYAAANFPKGYTINVAGHADMSSAVNDLIVSSQIMSIISSLIIVFIIVAFSYKSIIAGIYGIIPLTLSLLINFGLMGYFGIKLDLGTAMVASIAIGIGVDYTIHFLSTYNYERKRSDDLEIVTKNTLITSGKAIIFNAISVAGGFAVLLFSNFVPLVNLGLLISLTMITSSAASMTVLPALLNLFKPKFISK, translated from the coding sequence ATGAACACATTTTTTAAAAAACCATGGCTAATTATAATATTTATAGTTGCTATGACAGGATTTTTTTCTTGGCAATTACCTAAAATAAAAATTAATAATGAAGTTGAAATTTTCTTGCCAGAAAATCATATCTCAAGAATAACCAAAAATAGATTGGAAGATATATTTGGTAGTACTGATGCTATGGCAATCGGTATTAAAAGTAAAACAAGTTCTATTATTACAATTAAAAATCTTGAATTAATTAACAAATTAATCAAAGATCTTGAAAAAATTAATAATGTTGAAGATGTAACAGGGCTTACTAATACTGATTTTATTGAAGGTACTGCTGAAGGAATGAAAGTAGGAGAAATTGCTAAAGAAATTCCTAAAACAGAAACTGAGTTAAATATGGTAAAAGAAAAATTATTAAGTTGGAAAATTTATAAAGGAAATTTATATTCTGATGATTTAAAATCTACTCAAATTTTAATAAAATTAAAAAAGGGATTATCAATAGAAGAAAAAGAAAAAATTTATTATGATATTAAAGATGTATTAAATAAATACAATAATCCAACTATGGATTATTATGTAGCGGGTACTCCTGTTATTACTGTATTACTTGGTGAATATATGAGACAAGACATGAGTAGACTTATTCCATTTGTTGTCCTTGTTGTAGTATTATCATTATATTTATCATTTAAAAATCTTAGTGGCGTTTTATTACCACTTATTACTGTACTTGTAAGTACTATATGGACTATTGGACTTATGGCAATGTTAAATATTAATTTAACTATGGTGTCAACTGTTATTCCAGTACTTTTAGTGGCTGTAGGTAGTGCTTATGGAATACATATTATAAGTCACTATTATGATGATTTAAAAAAAGAAAAATCTCAATTATCAGAAGCTAAACATAGAGAGCTTGTAGTTGAAACTGTACATAAAGTTGGTAAACCTGTATTCTTAGCAGGGGTTACTACTATTGCTGGATTTGCTTCATTAGCTACAAGTAGTATTGTTCCCATAAAACATTTTGGTATATTTACAGCTGTTGGAGTATTAGTCGCTCTTATTGTTGCGGTATTACTTATTCCTGCTCTTTTATTAGTAAGACATAATAGTTTAAAAATTTCTGATGATGATGATGTTGATGATGGATTAATTACAAAAATTTTAATTGGTTTTTATCATTATTTTGGTAGAAAAATAATAAGAGTTTTATCTCTTTCATTAATAATAATTGTTATTTCTATAATTGGAATGTCAAAAATAATAGTTGACGGTCCATTAATTGAAATGTTTAAACCTAGTTCTGAAATAAGAGTTTCTGATAAATATCTAAGTTCTACTTTTAATGGAACTACAGTATTGGACATCTTAATCGAAGGTAAAAATAAAGGTGATTTAACAAATCCTGAAATTTTAAAAGAAATGGATAATTTAAAAAAATTTTTAAAATATAATTATTCTAAAGTAGGGGAAGTTACTTCATTCGCTGACTTCTTAAAAAGAATGAACCAAGTTATGAATTATCCTCAAGAAGATGAAGAAATAATTTCTGATTCAACTTCTGATTCAGATTTAGATGTTGGATTTGTAGATGATGGTTTTAGTAATGACTCATTTACTGAGGATAATAGTTTTGGTGATGATTCATTTACTGATAATTCTCAATCAGAAAAAACTACTACTACTATAGAAAATAAAACACCAAAGATAAAAACTGCAAATGATGTTATTAAAGTTATAAATAACGCTATTTTACACTCTGATAAACTTAATCTAACTGCCGAGGAACTAGTGGAAGTAATTAATAAAGAATTAAATTATAAAGGTGCTTCATATAATGAAATCCCTTATAATCCTAAAAAATATATGGCAGCAAATAGAGATGAACTTAAAAACCTTATTTCTCAATATTTACTTCTTTATTCAGGGAGTTTAGATGACTACATTAATGATCAACTAGAACCTTCAAAAGCAAGAATGATTATACAGTTAAAAACAGGAAGTAATATTTATACTAAAAAAGTAGAAAAAGCAATAAAAGATTATGCTGCAGCTAATTTCCCTAAAGGTTATACAATAAATGTTGCTGGACATGCTGATATGTCATCTGCTGTAAATGATTTAATTGTATCGAGCCAAATTATGAGTATAATTTCTTCTTTAATAATAGTATTTATAATTGTTGCGTTCTCATATAAATCAATAATTGCTGGTATTTATGGAATAATCCCTCTTACTCTATCACTTCTTATTAATTTTGGATTAATGGGATATTTTGGTATAAAACTTGACTTAGGTACTGCTATGGTAGCGTCTATAGCAATTGGTATAGGTGTTGATTATACTATTCACTTCTTATCTACATATAATTATGAAAGAAAAAGAAGTGATGATCTAGAAATCGTAACAAAAAATACC
- a CDS encoding sterol desaturase family protein produces MFIIELKLEILIFFFFSFLIFEKINYYYNQGNSFLKHDKSNLAIMLFNTIIFNSFFNYVFFLTTSSRLFRKYGVFQILKINYIIKGILIILLLDFWTYFWHRLNHEMKFLRKFHKVHHTDTMMNVTTAVRFHFIEFLLSFLMKTLIILILGISLKYLIVYEIIMNICVYFHHSNIKINKKVDNILNKIIVTPYMHRVHHSIIKKERNSNYSALLSIWDKIFNTYTYKEDIQDIIFGLEKYQDKKYDTFIYMLITPFK; encoded by the coding sequence TTGTTTATTATAGAATTAAAACTTGAAATTCTTATATTTTTCTTTTTTTCATTTTTAATATTTGAAAAGATTAACTACTATTATAATCAGGGGAATTCATTTTTAAAACATGATAAATCTAATTTAGCAATTATGCTTTTTAATACTATTATTTTTAATTCATTTTTTAATTATGTATTCTTTTTAACTACCTCATCAAGACTATTTAGGAAATACGGGGTATTTCAAATATTAAAAATTAATTATATTATTAAAGGAATTTTGATTATTTTGTTATTAGATTTTTGGACATATTTTTGGCATAGATTAAATCATGAGATGAAATTTTTGAGAAAGTTTCATAAAGTGCATCATACAGACACTATGATGAATGTGACTACTGCAGTTAGATTTCACTTTATAGAGTTTTTATTATCTTTTTTAATGAAAACCTTGATAATTTTAATTTTAGGAATTTCCTTGAAATACTTAATAGTTTATGAAATAATTATGAATATTTGTGTTTATTTTCATCATAGCAATATAAAAATAAATAAAAAAGTAGATAATATATTAAATAAAATAATTGTTACTCCTTATATGCATAGAGTGCATCATTCTATTATAAAAAAAGAAAGAAATAGTAATTATTCAGCATTATTAAGTATATGGGATAAAATATTTAATACATATACTTATAAAGAAGATATTCAAGACATTATTTTTGGATTAGAAAAATATCAAGATAAAAAATATGATACTTTTATTTATATGTTGATTACACCATTTAAATAA